A DNA window from Polyangiaceae bacterium contains the following coding sequences:
- a CDS encoding class I tRNA ligase family protein — translation MSAPPVFEPVPQALDFPRYEQEILSLWKERGVFEKSLAHRGETADHFVFYEGPPTANGVPHNGHVLTRVMKDLFPRYHSMLGKRVLRKGGWDTHGLPVEVEVEKELRIHGKAAIEAYGVEPFVARCIESVFRYTSEWERLTERLGFWVSLPDAYVTYHKSYVESVWWALSNLFEKGLLYQGHKVVWWWAQGGTALSSAEVGLGYKTVDDPSVFVAFPLIDDPSAALVVWTTTPWTLPSNGYAAVRPHTDYAYVSVGEALDPKKDRPLGTSAKTLIMAAALVPDVQKKLGRKLTVEKTVKAEALVGMRYQPPFDTYAARLGDARVALKAGDSDALYWRVLAEDFVTLDTGTGIVHIAPAFGEDDHNAHRRQLARYADPLSVELICSVNPDGTFKSEAGAYAGRWVKDCDRDILRELAERKLLIHEEMYRHEYPFCWRADEDPLIQMARPAWFIRTTARLDDALSNNQAVGWLPEHIKDGRFGDFLRNNVDWALSRERFWGTPLNVWVCDQDEEHKASPSSVAEIERRNPEAFAHFHAAKAKDPGLNDHLIVHKPWIDEVRFPCEKCGGTMKRVTEVIDCWFDSGCMPFAQWGFPHAPGSVERLNDAFPADFISEAIDQTRGWFYSLLMISSLVFDEATQKSLGLSPARPFPHPYKNCIVLGHVCDKEGKKESKSRGNYTPPEIILDRVSMEFGVLTEGAGAHAKPGQALIAREDLEGMDLKEGAELAIYRADRPEQRRRVTVHAQKKLPRRVVILSEEDRTALDLSPVANGEKTMPVEVPRVPVEQRVTLEDEGTPAPGADAFRWFFYAASPPWSNTRHSLSNVRLLQKDFLVKLRNVYSFFVIYANIDGYDPTKADHAARPVSERPLLDRWMLSELAITVRDVRKAMDEYRVYDAAQRLLELAEGISNWYVRRSRSRFWAPGFEQDKRDAFGTLYETLTTLAYVLAPFVPFFAETLYQNLVVRPKLHGALESVHLADYPEVHADHVDEVLAREMAAVREIVSLGLAVRTQSRLKVRQPLSRADVVFNDGELRQRLEPHKPLIAEELNVHEVAFMHPGHEQGAVSFKLKPNFRALGPRLGKNVQAVKKALDGADGGALFGQLGRSGHIELDIDGQTLQFSPEEIEVSVGAAEGFAAETGNVGVVVVHTTLTDELVDEGFLREVVSRVQAERKELGLDFVDRVRLEIDGSERIRRVCEAGRKHLERECLAAAVVVGAKSGGAKEHALGEEVLRLRVERA, via the coding sequence ATGAGTGCCCCGCCCGTTTTCGAGCCCGTGCCCCAAGCCTTGGATTTTCCCCGCTACGAGCAGGAGATCCTCTCGCTGTGGAAGGAGCGCGGCGTGTTCGAGAAGTCGCTGGCGCACCGCGGCGAGACGGCCGACCACTTCGTGTTCTACGAAGGGCCGCCCACGGCCAACGGTGTGCCTCACAACGGCCACGTGCTGACGCGGGTGATGAAGGATCTGTTCCCGCGCTATCACTCGATGCTCGGCAAGCGCGTGCTGCGCAAGGGGGGCTGGGACACTCACGGTCTGCCCGTCGAGGTGGAGGTCGAGAAGGAGCTTCGCATTCACGGCAAGGCCGCGATCGAAGCCTACGGTGTCGAGCCCTTCGTCGCGCGCTGCATCGAAAGCGTGTTTCGCTACACCAGCGAGTGGGAGCGCTTGACGGAGCGTCTTGGCTTTTGGGTGAGCCTGCCCGACGCCTACGTGACCTACCACAAGAGCTACGTGGAGAGCGTGTGGTGGGCGCTATCGAACTTGTTCGAGAAGGGGCTGCTCTATCAAGGCCACAAAGTCGTGTGGTGGTGGGCGCAAGGCGGGACGGCGCTCTCCAGCGCGGAGGTCGGCCTGGGCTACAAGACCGTCGACGACCCCAGCGTCTTCGTCGCCTTTCCCCTGATCGACGATCCCTCGGCGGCATTGGTAGTTTGGACCACGACGCCTTGGACCTTGCCGAGCAACGGCTACGCTGCCGTGCGCCCCCACACCGACTATGCCTACGTCAGCGTGGGCGAAGCGCTGGATCCCAAGAAGGACCGGCCCCTGGGAACCAGCGCCAAGACGTTGATCATGGCCGCCGCGCTGGTACCCGACGTCCAGAAGAAGCTCGGCCGCAAGTTGACCGTCGAGAAGACGGTGAAGGCCGAAGCGTTGGTCGGCATGCGCTACCAGCCGCCCTTCGACACCTACGCTGCACGTCTGGGGGACGCGCGCGTCGCGCTCAAGGCGGGAGACAGCGACGCTCTCTACTGGCGGGTGCTGGCGGAGGACTTCGTGACCTTGGACACGGGCACCGGCATCGTGCACATCGCCCCCGCCTTTGGTGAGGACGACCACAACGCGCACCGGCGTCAGCTGGCGCGCTATGCGGACCCACTCTCGGTGGAGCTGATCTGTTCGGTGAACCCCGACGGCACTTTCAAGAGTGAGGCCGGTGCCTACGCGGGGCGCTGGGTGAAGGACTGCGACCGCGACATCTTGCGCGAACTCGCCGAGCGCAAGCTCCTGATTCACGAGGAGATGTATCGCCACGAGTACCCATTCTGTTGGCGGGCGGACGAGGATCCGCTGATCCAGATGGCGCGACCGGCCTGGTTCATCCGCACCACGGCGCGCTTGGACGACGCGCTATCCAACAACCAAGCCGTGGGTTGGCTGCCGGAGCACATCAAGGACGGGCGCTTCGGGGATTTCCTTCGCAACAACGTGGACTGGGCACTCTCGCGCGAGCGCTTTTGGGGCACGCCGCTGAACGTCTGGGTCTGTGATCAGGACGAAGAGCACAAGGCATCCCCGAGTAGCGTGGCGGAAATCGAGCGGCGCAACCCGGAGGCGTTCGCACACTTTCACGCCGCCAAGGCGAAGGACCCGGGGTTGAACGATCACCTGATCGTGCACAAGCCTTGGATCGACGAGGTGCGTTTCCCCTGCGAGAAGTGTGGGGGCACCATGAAGCGCGTCACCGAGGTCATCGACTGTTGGTTCGACTCCGGCTGCATGCCCTTCGCGCAGTGGGGCTTTCCCCACGCCCCAGGGTCCGTGGAGCGGCTCAATGACGCATTCCCCGCGGACTTCATCAGCGAAGCGATCGATCAGACCCGCGGCTGGTTCTATTCGCTGCTCATGATCTCTTCCCTGGTCTTCGACGAGGCGACGCAGAAGTCCCTTGGACTTTCGCCGGCGCGGCCGTTTCCGCATCCCTACAAGAACTGCATCGTGCTCGGTCACGTCTGCGACAAGGAGGGAAAGAAGGAGAGCAAGAGCCGCGGTAACTACACGCCGCCGGAGATCATCCTGGATCGGGTGAGCATGGAGTTCGGCGTCTTGACCGAGGGCGCCGGAGCCCACGCCAAGCCGGGCCAAGCGCTGATCGCGCGCGAAGACCTGGAAGGGATGGATCTGAAAGAGGGCGCCGAACTGGCGATCTATCGCGCCGACCGCCCCGAGCAGCGTCGCCGGGTGACCGTGCACGCGCAGAAGAAGCTGCCTCGTCGCGTGGTGATCCTGTCCGAGGAAGATCGCACGGCTCTCGACCTGTCCCCAGTGGCCAACGGTGAGAAGACCATGCCCGTGGAGGTGCCGCGGGTCCCGGTGGAGCAGCGGGTCACCCTGGAAGACGAAGGCACGCCCGCGCCCGGGGCCGACGCCTTTCGTTGGTTCTTCTACGCAGCGAGTCCGCCCTGGTCCAACACGCGCCACAGTTTGAGCAACGTGCGGCTGCTGCAGAAGGACTTCCTGGTCAAGCTGCGCAACGTGTATTCCTTCTTCGTCATCTACGCCAACATCGACGGCTACGACCCGACGAAGGCCGACCACGCGGCGCGCCCGGTGAGCGAGCGACCGCTGCTCGATCGCTGGATGCTGTCGGAGTTGGCCATCACCGTGCGGGACGTGCGCAAGGCCATGGACGAGTATCGCGTCTACGACGCGGCCCAGCGCCTGTTGGAGCTGGCCGAAGGGATTTCCAATTGGTACGTGCGCCGCAGCCGCTCTCGCTTTTGGGCGCCGGGTTTCGAGCAAGACAAGCGCGACGCCTTCGGTACCCTGTACGAGACCCTGACGACGCTGGCCTACGTACTGGCGCCCTTCGTGCCGTTCTTCGCCGAGACGCTGTACCAAAACCTGGTCGTCCGGCCCAAGCTGCACGGCGCCCTCGAAAGCGTGCATTTGGCGGACTATCCCGAGGTGCACGCCGATCACGTCGACGAAGTGTTGGCGCGGGAGATGGCTGCGGTTCGCGAGATCGTCAGCCTGGGTCTGGCCGTCCGCACCCAAAGCCGTTTGAAGGTCCGTCAGCCGCTCTCGCGCGCCGACGTGGTGTTCAACGATGGCGAGCTGCGCCAGCGGCTGGAGCCGCACAAGCCGCTCATCGCCGAGGAGCTCAACGTGCACGAGGTTGCGTTCATGCATCCCGGGCACGAGCAAGGCGCCGTGAGCTTCAAGCTCAAGCCGAACTTCCGAGCCCTGGGCCCGCGCTTGGGCAAGAACGTGCAGGCCGTGAAGAAGGCGCTGGACGGGGCAGACGGCGGCGCACTCTTCGGGCAGTTGGGCCGCAGTGGGCACATCGAGCTCGATATCGACGGGCAAACGCTGCAGTTCTCCCCTGAAGAAATCGAAGTCAGTGTCGGCGCGGCCGAGGGGTTCGCTGCGGAGACGGGCAACGTGGGTGTGGTGGTGGTGCACACGACGTTGACCGACGAGTTGGTGGACGAGGGCTTCCTACGCGAGGTCGTCAGTCGCGTGCAGGCGGAGCGCAAAGAGCTGGGCTTGGACTTCGTGGACCGCGTGCGGCTCGAGATCGACGGCAGCGAGCGGATTCGCCGAGTGTGCGAGGCCGGGCGAAAGCACCTGGAGCGCGAGTGCCTGGCCGCGGCCGTCGTCGTTGGCGCCAAAAGTGGTGGCGCCAAGGAGCACGCCTTGGGCGAAGAAGTGCTGCGGCTTCGCGTGGAACGCGCCTAG
- a CDS encoding ATP-binding cassette domain-containing protein → MSLAHDTPYDTPAPHLLVDGVTRQFGDFYALQNINMAIQRGHIVVIIGGSGAGKTTLLKILIGLDKPTAGRVVIDGLDIVPLGERAMNEARRKMGMVFQYSALLDSMNVMDNVAFPLREHTKLGEKEIRKRVRDKLSVLGLENIDQRFPSQLSGGMKKRVGLARALMLEPEVLMYDEPTSGLDPITCRMVDDLILETRNRFGVTSIVISHDMAGALRIADYIFLLERGQLAAEGPPEALVEGTHPTVRSFFDSSGISARALLAERRG, encoded by the coding sequence ATGAGCCTGGCGCACGACACTCCCTACGACACCCCGGCGCCCCACCTGCTGGTGGACGGCGTCACGCGGCAATTCGGGGACTTCTACGCGCTGCAAAACATCAACATGGCCATCCAGCGCGGTCACATCGTGGTGATCATCGGTGGCTCGGGCGCGGGCAAGACCACCTTGCTCAAGATCTTGATCGGCTTGGACAAGCCCACCGCGGGTCGCGTGGTCATCGACGGACTCGACATCGTGCCCCTGGGCGAGCGCGCCATGAACGAGGCGCGGCGCAAGATGGGCATGGTCTTCCAGTACTCGGCGCTGCTCGACTCGATGAACGTCATGGACAACGTGGCGTTCCCCCTGCGCGAACACACGAAGCTGGGCGAAAAAGAAATCCGTAAGCGCGTCCGCGACAAGCTTTCGGTGCTGGGGCTGGAGAACATCGACCAACGCTTTCCGAGTCAGCTCTCTGGCGGGATGAAGAAGCGCGTGGGGCTCGCGCGCGCGTTGATGCTCGAGCCAGAGGTGCTGATGTACGACGAGCCGACCAGTGGCCTCGATCCGATCACCTGCCGCATGGTGGACGATCTGATCCTCGAGACTCGCAATCGCTTTGGCGTGACCAGCATCGTGATCAGTCACGACATGGCGGGCGCTCTGCGCATCGCCGACTACATCTTTTTGCTCGAACGCGGACAGCTCGCGGCGGAGGGGCCGCCCGAGGCCCTCGTCGAGGGCACGCACCCCACGGTGCGCAGCTTCTTCGACTCGAGCGGCATCTCCGCACGCGCGCTTTTGGCCGAACGCCGCGGCTGA
- a CDS encoding FecR domain-containing protein, giving the protein MEELERLEALGRRISNGADEQLARRPVPPLELEVENIRAGLMERQRRRRMLRRTWVALPVVAAAAAAVLLFFGSRSPAEVSFRVHESAGVVGSWVAAPAKESVSLDFSEGSKILVEPGGRARVGQVSSNGARIILERGGLDARVVHRARTDWAVSAGPFSVQVTGTHFKADWDPKVETLRVELLEGNVVVRGACLDGDEFVVVGEPAVFHCPSPVAAGPAAPPLPATDVAPMASRSPAASPERRAPFASAAPATEGWEALARAGKYRPALAAAEAAGFDALASSASAPTLLLLGDTARYAGNPARAAQAYTRLRTANAGSEAAATAAFHLARLAPSPAEAERWLETYLRERPGGALAQEALGRLLETQYRRGGKTAAQGSAVRYLASYPNGAHAELARSITTP; this is encoded by the coding sequence GTGGAAGAGCTAGAACGCCTCGAAGCGCTGGGCCGCCGCATTTCCAACGGCGCCGACGAGCAACTCGCGCGGCGGCCTGTTCCGCCCCTCGAACTCGAAGTCGAGAACATTCGCGCGGGTCTCATGGAACGCCAGCGACGGCGACGCATGCTGCGGCGCACGTGGGTGGCATTGCCCGTCGTCGCGGCAGCAGCCGCTGCTGTGCTGCTCTTCTTCGGCTCTCGCTCCCCGGCGGAAGTGAGCTTTCGCGTACACGAAAGTGCCGGCGTGGTGGGTAGCTGGGTCGCGGCTCCCGCGAAGGAATCCGTCAGTCTCGACTTCTCCGAAGGCAGCAAGATTCTGGTCGAGCCCGGCGGACGCGCGCGGGTCGGGCAAGTCTCCTCCAATGGGGCGCGCATCATTCTGGAGCGCGGCGGGTTGGACGCTCGGGTCGTGCACCGCGCGCGCACGGACTGGGCGGTGAGCGCCGGGCCCTTCTCCGTTCAGGTCACCGGCACGCACTTCAAAGCGGACTGGGATCCCAAGGTCGAGACCCTGAGAGTCGAGCTGCTCGAGGGCAACGTCGTTGTTCGCGGTGCGTGCCTTGACGGTGACGAGTTCGTTGTCGTCGGTGAACCCGCGGTCTTCCACTGCCCCAGTCCGGTCGCCGCGGGACCTGCCGCGCCCCCATTGCCCGCTACCGACGTCGCACCGATGGCGTCGCGAAGCCCGGCCGCTTCGCCCGAGCGGCGCGCTCCTTTCGCCTCCGCAGCGCCGGCAACCGAGGGCTGGGAAGCCTTGGCGCGAGCGGGCAAGTATCGGCCCGCGTTGGCTGCCGCTGAGGCGGCTGGCTTCGACGCCCTGGCCTCGAGTGCATCTGCGCCCACGCTCCTGCTCTTGGGCGACACGGCTCGCTACGCCGGCAACCCCGCGCGCGCTGCTCAGGCCTACACGCGCTTGCGCACGGCCAACGCGGGCAGCGAGGCCGCAGCCACCGCTGCGTTCCACCTTGCGCGGCTCGCGCCAAGCCCAGCTGAAGCCGAACGCTGGCTCGAAACCTATCTCCGCGAACGTCCCGGGGGGGCATTGGCACAAGAAGCCCTCGGGCGCCTGCTGGAGACTCAGTACCGTCGGGGCGGCAAGACCGCGGCCCAAGGCAGTGCCGTCCGCTACCTGGCAAGCTACCCCAACGGGGCACATGCAGAGCTGGCACGTAGCATCACCACCCCATGA
- a CDS encoding sigma-70 family RNA polymerase sigma factor, producing MSAPSTVVPFRAKAPRLVLGSRDDELQRLVEGLQAGKAWAERAFVDEYRPHVARLLYKVLGASADLDDLVQETFIRALDRVDTLREAKALRSWLTSIAVFVARETIRARRRRRWLTLLPTEELPEVASSQDDVEGRAALRAFYAVLRQLKDDRQLYFALRYVEGMELGEVALACDVSLSTAKRRLQQAEAEFLRRAGKQAALAEWLGRSERWKS from the coding sequence ATGTCCGCTCCGTCTACCGTCGTTCCCTTCCGCGCCAAGGCGCCGCGCCTGGTGCTGGGCTCGCGCGACGACGAGTTGCAGCGACTGGTCGAGGGGCTTCAGGCCGGCAAAGCCTGGGCGGAGCGCGCCTTCGTCGACGAGTATCGGCCCCACGTCGCGCGTCTACTCTACAAAGTGCTCGGGGCCAGCGCCGATCTCGACGACTTGGTCCAGGAGACGTTCATTCGCGCCCTCGACCGGGTCGACACGCTACGCGAGGCGAAGGCACTGCGGTCATGGCTCACGAGCATTGCCGTGTTCGTCGCTCGCGAGACGATCCGCGCGAGGCGAAGACGGCGCTGGCTGACGCTCCTGCCCACCGAGGAACTGCCCGAGGTCGCGTCGTCCCAGGACGACGTCGAGGGGCGGGCCGCTCTGCGCGCGTTCTATGCAGTACTGCGCCAGTTGAAGGACGACCGCCAGCTGTACTTCGCGCTGCGCTACGTGGAGGGCATGGAGCTCGGGGAAGTCGCCCTCGCCTGCGACGTCTCGCTCTCCACGGCAAAGCGCCGCCTGCAACAAGCCGAAGCAGAGTTCCTGCGGCGCGCCGGCAAGCAGGCGGCTCTCGCGGAGTGGCTCGGAAGGAGCGAACGGTGGAAGAGCTAG
- a CDS encoding NosD domain-containing protein, producing the protein MRTAMICCAVLFLPSLARAATVTATPADYKQKLAGLGPGDVLQLAAGDYLDGMNVVDLNGTAAQPIVIEGPATGTPARLLGKNGKNTIDIQRASYVTLRRLLLDGQDIAGIDAIKAGGQASDWAHHITIEGCTITGHDGGGTSQQTVGISTKIVAWDWVVRGNVIDGAGTGMYLGNSDGSRAFIGGVIEGNLFRDTLGYNMQLKHQNDRGQADVGSVPTDDRFTVIRHNVFIKSNNPSPDGARPNLLVDGPPDAGPGSKDWVEIYGNLFFHNDDDALFQGNGRLHLHDNVFVDSKHAAINVTAHSGKSVIDAWIYNNTIYDTATGVSVGSASGSVLIFGNAIFSPQAFSGSTSSQQNNVTDSVAGAAAFVVKPGKVLGQMDFFPKAGGGLKGSALDASLVQADTDHDRDFNGTVKDFSHRGAYHGEGTNPGWALSDALKSTNGSPGSGGTPGSGGTPGNGGAPSSGGAGGNPSGGTGAAGGSTASGGAAAGGDGDDGGCGCRLASSAPPTAAGLSALLALALAGLRRRRRRGRC; encoded by the coding sequence ATGCGAACGGCGATGATTTGCTGCGCCGTCCTGTTCCTGCCGAGCCTGGCCCGGGCGGCGACCGTGACTGCCACTCCCGCTGACTACAAGCAGAAGTTGGCAGGTCTGGGCCCCGGAGACGTGCTTCAGCTCGCGGCAGGTGACTACCTGGACGGAATGAACGTGGTCGATCTGAACGGAACGGCGGCGCAGCCGATCGTGATCGAGGGCCCCGCGACGGGCACGCCCGCTCGCCTGTTGGGCAAGAACGGCAAGAACACCATCGACATCCAGCGTGCGAGCTACGTGACGCTGCGCCGACTGCTGCTGGACGGACAGGATATCGCCGGCATCGATGCCATCAAGGCGGGTGGACAAGCCAGCGACTGGGCGCACCACATCACCATCGAGGGCTGCACCATCACCGGTCATGACGGTGGCGGCACGAGTCAACAGACCGTCGGCATCAGCACCAAGATCGTGGCGTGGGACTGGGTCGTGCGCGGCAACGTGATCGATGGCGCTGGCACCGGCATGTATCTCGGCAACAGCGACGGGTCGCGGGCGTTCATCGGCGGCGTGATCGAGGGCAATCTCTTTCGAGACACCCTTGGCTACAACATGCAACTCAAGCACCAGAACGACCGCGGCCAGGCCGACGTTGGCTCCGTTCCCACTGACGATCGCTTCACGGTGATTCGCCACAACGTGTTCATCAAGTCGAACAACCCGAGCCCGGACGGGGCTCGCCCGAATCTGCTGGTCGATGGCCCGCCGGATGCGGGTCCGGGAAGCAAAGATTGGGTCGAGATCTACGGCAATCTGTTCTTTCACAACGACGACGACGCTCTGTTTCAGGGCAACGGCCGACTTCACCTGCACGACAACGTTTTCGTCGACTCGAAGCACGCCGCGATCAACGTCACCGCGCACTCGGGCAAATCGGTGATCGACGCGTGGATCTACAACAACACCATCTACGACACGGCGACGGGGGTTTCTGTGGGATCTGCCAGTGGCTCCGTGCTGATCTTCGGCAACGCGATTTTTTCTCCGCAGGCCTTTTCGGGGAGCACTAGCAGCCAGCAGAACAACGTGACCGATAGCGTGGCGGGCGCTGCGGCCTTCGTGGTGAAGCCAGGCAAGGTGTTGGGCCAGATGGACTTCTTTCCCAAAGCAGGGGGCGGGCTGAAGGGAAGCGCGCTGGACGCGAGCCTGGTGCAGGCAGACACGGATCACGATCGGGACTTCAACGGTACGGTGAAGGACTTCAGCCACCGTGGGGCCTATCACGGTGAAGGAACGAATCCCGGCTGGGCGCTGAGCGACGCGCTCAAGTCCACGAACGGTTCGCCCGGCAGCGGCGGCACACCCGGGAGCGGGGGCACACCGGGCAATGGCGGCGCGCCGAGCAGTGGCGGCGCAGGCGGCAACCCAAGTGGCGGCACGGGCGCAGCGGGCGGCTCGACGGCCAGTGGCGGCGCAGCGGCAGGCGGCGATGGCGATGACGGTGGTTGCGGATGCCGCCTCGCTTCGTCGGCTCCACCGACCGCCGCTGGGCTTTCTGCCTTGCTGGCGTTGGCGCTTGCAGGCCTACGCCGTCGCAGACGACGCGGCCGTTGCTAG
- the cyaY gene encoding iron donor protein CyaY, translating to MISEREYEERAYPELRALLRALDDLELDEVEAELSSDILNIEFEDGSVYVVNSHRAARQIWMAANRTAWHFDWVEARQAWIDDKRGEELWAAVAAAIAERLGRPVQLKRS from the coding sequence GTGATCTCAGAACGTGAATACGAGGAGCGCGCGTACCCAGAGTTGCGCGCGCTCCTTCGTGCATTGGACGACCTCGAACTCGACGAGGTCGAGGCCGAGCTGTCGAGTGACATCCTCAACATCGAGTTCGAAGACGGCAGCGTGTACGTCGTGAACTCGCACCGGGCGGCGCGGCAAATCTGGATGGCCGCGAACCGCACTGCCTGGCATTTCGACTGGGTCGAGGCACGCCAGGCCTGGATCGACGACAAGCGCGGCGAGGAACTGTGGGCTGCCGTCGCCGCCGCCATCGCCGAGCGCCTCGGCCGCCCCGTTCAGCTCAAGCGTAGTTGA